A single region of the Anaerohalosphaeraceae bacterium genome encodes:
- a CDS encoding PEP-CTERM sorting domain-containing protein, producing MKAKAILCLVSLVLASSAWADIVVGNFENSNDGWWTGGWQPGDSSTPVQANATLGEWSMKMTQVQGGWDNTIEGALLGTPAQAKLAAYGKVSVDITTFANDFPAGWASIGLLINTGLGAEAGWAQTMWSVFDWQNVAIGSTQTLVFQISEEAMAKMGGATGWANIGFISNTGSNENDPITGEPIYPAMAIYYFDNIKVLVPEPASLVLLGLGGLSVLRRRR from the coding sequence ATGAAAGCAAAAGCAATTCTGTGTCTTGTATCTCTTGTACTGGCCTCCTCCGCCTGGGCCGACATCGTTGTCGGCAATTTCGAAAACTCCAACGACGGCTGGTGGACCGGCGGCTGGCAGCCGGGGGATTCCTCCACTCCCGTGCAGGCCAACGCAACCCTGGGGGAGTGGTCGATGAAAATGACGCAAGTCCAGGGAGGATGGGACAATACGATTGAAGGGGCGCTGCTGGGAACACCGGCTCAAGCCAAACTGGCCGCCTATGGGAAAGTCTCCGTGGACATTACGACTTTCGCCAATGATTTTCCCGCCGGCTGGGCATCCATCGGCCTGCTGATCAACACCGGTCTCGGTGCCGAAGCTGGCTGGGCACAGACCATGTGGAGCGTCTTTGACTGGCAGAATGTCGCCATCGGAAGCACGCAAACGCTCGTCTTCCAGATTTCCGAAGAAGCAATGGCCAAGATGGGCGGCGCCACCGGCTGGGCCAACATCGGCTTTATCAGCAACACCGGCAGCAATGAAAACGACCCCATTACCGGCGAGCCGATTTATCCGGCGATGGCAATTTACTACTTTGACAATATCAAAGTGCTTGTCCCGGAACCGGCTTCTTTGGTCCTGCTGGGGCTGGGCGGACTGTCCGTCCTTCGCCGCAGGCGGTAG
- a CDS encoding sigma-70 family RNA polymerase sigma factor gives MTQENEKTSDFLKARTPFVKLLTANHARIYAYIISMVPNDSDADDIMQETAAVMWKNFHKFEPGTNFVSWAVTIAKYQILNYRKQNKRSRLCLSEEAYDLLISETEKVQEQSQDRLQALRNCLNKLSDKDQQFIRMRYYDGSSARLVAQKVGASIDAVYRYTARLNDWLLNCVRRTLAAGERP, from the coding sequence ATGACACAGGAAAACGAAAAGACATCCGATTTTCTGAAGGCCCGAACGCCGTTCGTCAAACTGCTTACGGCCAACCACGCCCGAATCTATGCCTACATCATCAGTATGGTCCCCAATGATTCGGATGCCGATGACATTATGCAGGAAACGGCAGCGGTGATGTGGAAAAACTTCCATAAATTTGAACCGGGAACCAACTTCGTTTCCTGGGCAGTCACCATCGCCAAATACCAGATCCTCAATTACCGAAAACAAAACAAACGTTCCCGCCTGTGTCTGAGCGAAGAGGCCTATGACCTGCTGATTTCCGAAACGGAAAAGGTGCAGGAGCAGAGTCAGGACCGGCTTCAGGCCCTGCGCAACTGCCTGAATAAACTGTCCGACAAAGACCAGCAGTTTATCCGGATGCGCTATTATGACGGCTCCAGTGCCCGCCTTGTGGCACAGAAAGTCGGCGCATCCATCGATGCCGTTTATCGTTATACCGCTCGGCTGAACGACTGGCTGCTGAATTGTGTGCGGCGAACGCTGGCGGCGGGAGAACGACCATGA